One window of Gloeothece citriformis PCC 7424 genomic DNA carries:
- a CDS encoding DUF4926 domain-containing protein, which translates to MIKELDIVTLTHDIQEHGLKKGSQRAVVHCYADGQAFEVEFVNDSGKTLALLTLEKADLHVTSDLG; encoded by the coding sequence ATGATTAAAGAGTTAGATATAGTTACGTTAACCCATGACATTCAAGAGCATGGATTAAAAAAGGGTAGTCAAAGAGCGGTTGTTCATTGTTATGCTGATGGGCAAGCCTTTGAGGTAGAGTTTGTCAACGATTCGGGAAAAACCTTGGCTTTGTTAACTTTAGAAAAAGCTGATCTTCATGTCACCTCAGATCTTGGTTAA
- a CDS encoding plasmid replication protein, CyRepA1 family, producing the protein MNYLLEWQNSCVDEELIRLNVSALDGDTPKEYLLYSDNLPRRNDGRVSHYLLKRYQHTQEGGWWCSGVNLLTGEDDLWGCFKPNVPRYSLDQKKLIKYEHPPQTPTGLFALRVPQHLWQGIADKSKIDTIPQDINESQEDLGFWQWFMKHPTIPLCITEGAKKAGAILSAGYAAIALPGVHNGYRTPRDEGGQRIGKSHLIPQLKQLATPGREIYIVFDQDTKPSTIKVVNGAIRQLGYLLTQAGCTVKIITWNPNQGKGVDDLIANGGQKAFDLAYQKAQSLEIWKAQQLFQLTYPPSLEINSRYIDTISIPKTAKLIGIKSAKGTGKTQFLEKIVKEAISRQQWVLVIGHRVKLVEELCHRFGLKYISQVREDEAGQKLGYGLCIDSLHPNSQAQFNALDWTNGVVIIDEVEQVLWHGLNSDTCKSNRVAILKSLKTLMQNVLGGEGQVYIADADLSDTSLDYLLALAGVNLEPYVIQNNWKPTDQEAWKVYHYKETTPKKLVKDLVKHIQQGGKPFVCLSAQKLTSQWGTLTLEAYLNKLFPDLKILRLDSESLADPHHPAYNCITRLNEVLGYYDIVLSSPSLETGISIDLKGHFTSVWGIAQGVQTSTSVCQGLSRIRENIPRYIWVANYGFNQIGNGSTSIPSLLTSGQRLTQLNIRLLQQADFESIEDFDTGFQAESLLCWAKMAVRVNASMMNYREAILATLQQENHQLMKGVSSPKESSKSLTKTSPKNSNSFNELTEAINEVRQQNYQAECEAIAQTKDLSEQDYLSLKKRLNKTTTQRRLLRKYELKKRYSIPVTSQLIIKDDRGWYQQLRLHYFLTIGRPFLADRDTMVAKKLLEIGHGSLFLPDFNGSQLGAMIGIMEVLGVPVLLGDPQRELRNLDEDLKAIADLALSNRKEIKTVMGIGIAKTASPVTIIRQFLDKIGYSLTCIRCDSFEKKRVRVYQVVVPHDGREEVFKQWLLADHKYPGSSELGFEDYESLIGLNAQIEKNCSTKYVQLSLF; encoded by the coding sequence ATGAACTATCTATTAGAGTGGCAAAATAGTTGTGTTGATGAGGAATTAATCCGACTCAATGTCAGCGCTTTAGATGGTGATACCCCAAAAGAATACCTTCTCTACTCGGATAATCTCCCCAGACGTAACGATGGACGAGTTAGTCATTATCTCCTGAAACGTTATCAACACACTCAAGAGGGGGGATGGTGGTGTTCTGGTGTCAATCTCCTCACGGGAGAAGATGATTTATGGGGATGTTTTAAACCTAATGTTCCTCGCTACAGCTTAGATCAAAAGAAACTCATTAAATATGAACATCCTCCCCAAACTCCTACCGGTCTCTTTGCCTTGCGTGTTCCTCAACATCTCTGGCAGGGGATCGCCGATAAATCTAAGATAGATACTATACCACAAGATATCAACGAAAGTCAAGAAGACTTAGGCTTTTGGCAGTGGTTCATGAAACATCCTACTATTCCATTATGTATTACAGAAGGGGCGAAGAAAGCAGGAGCAATATTAAGCGCCGGTTATGCTGCGATCGCTTTACCGGGGGTTCATAATGGATATCGTACCCCTAGAGATGAAGGGGGGCAACGCATCGGAAAATCCCATCTTATTCCCCAGTTAAAACAATTAGCGACCCCAGGACGAGAAATTTATATTGTTTTCGATCAAGATACTAAACCTTCTACAATTAAAGTTGTAAATGGGGCAATTCGTCAATTAGGGTATTTACTGACTCAAGCCGGTTGCACTGTAAAAATTATCACTTGGAATCCGAATCAAGGCAAGGGAGTCGATGATTTAATTGCCAATGGAGGACAAAAAGCCTTTGATTTAGCGTATCAAAAAGCGCAATCTTTAGAAATTTGGAAAGCACAACAATTATTTCAATTAACTTATCCCCCTAGCTTAGAGATTAACTCTCGATATATTGACACTATTTCTATTCCTAAAACTGCAAAACTGATCGGCATTAAATCAGCTAAAGGAACAGGAAAAACCCAATTTTTAGAAAAGATTGTTAAGGAGGCGATATCGCGTCAACAATGGGTATTAGTGATTGGACATCGGGTTAAACTGGTAGAAGAATTATGTCATCGATTTGGATTAAAATATATTTCCCAAGTGCGAGAGGATGAAGCCGGACAAAAGTTAGGATATGGGTTATGTATTGATTCTCTCCATCCTAATTCTCAAGCCCAATTTAATGCACTTGATTGGACAAATGGAGTTGTTATTATTGATGAAGTTGAACAAGTTCTCTGGCATGGATTAAACTCAGATACTTGTAAAAGTAATCGAGTTGCCATTCTTAAATCCTTAAAAACGTTGATGCAAAATGTTTTAGGAGGAGAAGGACAAGTCTATATTGCTGATGCCGACTTAAGTGATACTTCTCTGGATTATTTATTGGCTTTAGCCGGGGTTAATTTAGAGCCTTATGTTATCCAAAATAACTGGAAACCTACAGATCAAGAAGCCTGGAAAGTTTATCATTATAAAGAGACAACCCCTAAAAAATTGGTCAAAGACTTAGTTAAACATATTCAACAAGGAGGGAAACCTTTTGTTTGTTTATCCGCCCAAAAATTAACCAGTCAATGGGGAACGTTAACCCTAGAAGCTTATCTAAACAAATTATTTCCTGATCTAAAAATATTACGTTTAGATTCAGAATCGTTAGCTGATCCTCATCATCCCGCTTATAACTGTATAACTCGTCTTAATGAAGTTTTAGGTTACTATGATATTGTCTTAAGCAGTCCCTCCCTTGAAACGGGAATTAGTATTGATTTAAAAGGACATTTTACCTCCGTTTGGGGGATTGCTCAAGGGGTACAAACTTCTACCTCTGTCTGTCAAGGATTAAGTCGAATTAGAGAGAATATTCCTCGTTATATTTGGGTAGCTAATTATGGATTTAATCAGATCGGAAATGGATCGACTTCTATCCCTAGTTTATTAACCTCTGGACAACGATTAACCCAGTTAAATATCCGTCTATTACAACAAGCTGACTTTGAATCTATAGAGGATTTTGATACAGGATTTCAAGCAGAATCTTTATTATGTTGGGCTAAAATGGCGGTTAGAGTCAATGCTTCGATGATGAATTATCGAGAGGCAATCTTAGCCACCCTACAACAAGAAAACCATCAACTGATGAAAGGGGTTTCTTCTCCTAAAGAGTCTTCCAAATCCTTAACTAAAACTTCCCCAAAAAACTCTAATTCTTTTAATGAATTAACGGAAGCCATTAATGAAGTTAGACAACAAAACTATCAAGCTGAATGTGAGGCGATCGCCCAAACTAAAGACTTAAGTGAGCAAGATTATCTCAGTTTAAAAAAAAGGCTCAATAAAACCACAACTCAACGACGACTTTTAAGAAAATATGAATTAAAAAAACGGTATAGTATCCCAGTGACTTCTCAATTAATCATTAAAGACGATCGAGGATGGTATCAACAACTTCGCTTGCATTATTTTCTCACTATAGGTCGTCCATTTTTAGCCGATCGAGATACAATGGTGGCGAAAAAATTACTAGAAATTGGTCATGGTAGCCTATTTCTTCCCGACTTTAACGGCTCACAGTTAGGGGCAATGATTGGAATTATGGAAGTTTTAGGAGTACCTGTATTGTTAGGAGATCCTCAACGGGAATTACGGAATTTAGACGAAGATTTAAAAGCGATCGCAGACTTAGCGTTATCGAATCGAAAAGAAATTAAAACCGTGATGGGAATTGGGATTGCTAAAACCGCTAGTCCAGTGACGATTATTCGGCAATTTTTAGATAAGATAGGCTATAGTTTAACTTGTATTCGCTGTGATAGCTTTGAGAAAAAAAGAGTCAGAGTTTATCAAGTTGTTGTGCCTCATGATGGGAGAGAAGAAGTTTTTAAACAATGGTTACTAGCGGATCATAAATATCCTGGAAGTTCTGAACTAGGGTTTGAAGATTACGAATCTTTAATCGGTTTAAACGCTCAAATTGAGAAGAATTGCTCAACTAAATATGTTCAGTTAAGTCTATTTTGA
- the mdh gene encoding malate dehydrogenase produces the protein MTDYNSLLSCQSPQVTVIGAGNVGRTLAQRISEKNLADVVLIDIVEGLPQGVALDLMEAQGIELHDSQIIGTNNYEDTAGSDVVVITAGLARKPGMSRDDLLQVNAKIVYESAQKAIKYSPNAIFIVITNPLDVMTYLTWKATGLPSQRVMGMAGVLDSSRLQTFIAMELGVCSADVSTMVLGGHGDLMLPVIRYCTVHGVPITELMDEATIERLVERTRNGGAEIVKLLQTGGAYYAPASSASLMVESVLRNQSRLLPTAAYLEGQYGLNDIYLGVPCRLGCRGIEHILEVNLTDAERQALHVSAGSVRENLNIALAGVGLTPVG, from the coding sequence ATGACTGATTACAATTCGCTCCTTTCTTGTCAATCTCCCCAAGTTACGGTTATTGGTGCTGGTAATGTGGGGAGAACTTTAGCTCAACGAATTTCCGAAAAAAATCTCGCTGATGTTGTTCTCATTGATATTGTCGAAGGGTTGCCCCAAGGAGTAGCCCTAGACTTAATGGAGGCTCAAGGAATAGAATTACACGATAGTCAGATCATCGGCACAAATAATTATGAAGATACCGCCGGCTCTGATGTTGTCGTCATTACGGCTGGTTTAGCTCGCAAACCGGGAATGAGTCGAGACGATTTATTGCAAGTTAACGCGAAAATTGTCTATGAATCAGCCCAAAAAGCGATTAAATATTCCCCTAATGCCATATTCATTGTCATCACTAACCCCCTAGATGTGATGACTTATTTAACCTGGAAAGCTACCGGACTCCCCTCACAGCGAGTCATGGGAATGGCTGGAGTGCTTGACTCCTCACGGTTACAAACCTTCATTGCGATGGAATTAGGAGTCTGTAGCGCTGATGTCAGTACAATGGTATTAGGCGGTCATGGGGATTTAATGTTACCTGTGATCCGTTATTGTACCGTTCATGGCGTTCCGATTACTGAATTGATGGATGAGGCAACTATTGAACGGTTAGTCGAAAGAACTCGCAACGGAGGCGCAGAAATCGTTAAATTGTTGCAAACTGGAGGGGCATACTATGCACCGGCTTCCTCTGCGTCTTTGATGGTTGAATCCGTTTTACGCAATCAATCCCGGCTATTACCCACAGCGGCCTATTTAGAGGGACAATATGGATTGAATGATATTTATTTAGGTGTTCCCTGTCGCTTGGGATGTCGAGGCATAGAACACATTTTAGAAGTGAATCTAACCGACGCAGAAAGACAAGCGTTGCACGTTTCTGCTGGTTCAGTGCGTGAAAATTTAAACATAGCTTTGGCAGGTGTAGGGTTAACACCCGTTGGATAA
- the hemH gene encoding ferrochelatase — protein MGRVGVLLLNLGGPDRLEDVRPFLFNLFSDPEIIRLPVPWLQKPLAWLISTLRSRKSQENYLQIGGGSPLRKITEAQAEALEKRLEEIGHSVQVYIGMRYWHPFTEEAIARIKRDRIQKLVILPLYPQFSISTSGSSFRVLEEIWKQDPSLKQIEYSLIPSWYDNPGYLEAMADLISQELGQYSNPDTVHIFFSAHGVPQSYVDEAGDPYQKEIEECTRLIMKTLNRPNDYTLAYQSRVGPVEWLKPYTEDALKELGEQGIKEILVIPISFVSEHIETLQEIDIEYREVAEEAGIDHFQRVPALNTHPIFIDSLAQLVINSLTENSYTFEEITRPKKNMKMYPQERWEWGMTTAAEVWNGRLAMIGFIALLIELISGHGPLHFVGLL, from the coding sequence ATGGGTCGCGTTGGGGTTCTATTATTAAATTTGGGTGGGCCAGATCGGCTAGAGGATGTTCGTCCTTTTCTTTTTAACCTATTTTCTGATCCAGAGATCATCCGTTTACCCGTTCCTTGGTTACAAAAGCCATTGGCGTGGCTAATTTCTACCTTAAGATCGAGAAAATCTCAGGAAAATTATCTGCAAATTGGCGGAGGTTCTCCTTTAAGAAAGATAACAGAAGCTCAGGCAGAAGCGTTAGAAAAACGCTTAGAAGAAATTGGGCACTCTGTACAAGTTTATATCGGAATGCGCTACTGGCATCCGTTTACAGAAGAAGCGATCGCCCGGATCAAACGAGATCGCATTCAGAAGCTAGTGATTTTGCCTCTGTATCCACAATTTTCCATTAGTACCAGTGGATCTAGTTTTCGGGTGTTAGAGGAAATCTGGAAGCAAGATCCAAGCTTAAAACAGATAGAATATAGTTTAATTCCGTCTTGGTATGATAATCCAGGATATTTAGAGGCTATGGCCGATTTAATTAGCCAAGAATTAGGACAATATTCTAATCCGGATACAGTTCATATCTTTTTTAGCGCTCATGGAGTTCCTCAAAGCTATGTTGATGAAGCCGGTGATCCTTATCAAAAGGAAATTGAGGAATGTACCCGTCTGATTATGAAAACCTTAAATCGGCCTAATGACTATACCTTAGCGTATCAAAGTCGAGTCGGGCCGGTAGAATGGCTCAAACCCTATACAGAAGATGCTCTAAAAGAGTTAGGAGAACAAGGCATAAAAGAAATTTTAGTCATTCCGATTAGCTTTGTTTCTGAACATATTGAAACTTTACAAGAAATAGATATTGAATATCGAGAAGTGGCAGAAGAAGCCGGAATAGATCATTTTCAACGAGTACCAGCGTTGAATACTCATCCAATTTTTATCGATTCTTTAGCCCAGTTAGTGATTAACTCTTTAACTGAAAATTCCTACACCTTTGAAGAAATTACTCGCCCTAAAAAAAATATGAAAATGTATCCCCAAGAGCGATGGGAATGGGGAATGACCACCGCCGCCGAAGTGTGGAATGGTCGTTTGGCGATGATTGGATTTATTGCTCTGCTGATAGAGTTAATTAGTGGTCATGGGCCTCTACATTTTGTCGGTTTATTATGA
- a CDS encoding Uma2 family endonuclease, whose amino-acid sequence MITSEAVILNIKNVGLSDEQFYQLCQINENWKLEQTSKGELIIMPPVGAISGNRESEFNADVVIWNRQTGLGKVFSSSTVFILPNGGKRSPDVAWIANERWEALTPLEREKFPPICPDFVIELRSRTDSLEILQEKMQEYLNSGLRLGWLINPQNQQVEIYRQNQSVEVVSLPTTLSGENILPGFVLELPMF is encoded by the coding sequence ATGATAACTTCTGAAGCAGTTATTTTAAATATCAAAAATGTGGGGTTAAGTGATGAACAGTTTTATCAACTCTGCCAAATTAATGAAAATTGGAAACTGGAACAAACTTCTAAAGGAGAATTAATAATTATGCCTCCCGTTGGCGCAATCAGTGGCAACCGAGAATCTGAGTTCAACGCCGATGTAGTCATTTGGAATCGTCAAACTGGACTGGGAAAGGTCTTTAGTTCTTCTACAGTTTTTATTCTCCCAAATGGGGGAAAACGTTCCCCTGATGTGGCTTGGATTGCTAATGAACGTTGGGAAGCCTTGACCCCCCTAGAACGGGAAAAATTTCCGCCTATTTGTCCTGATTTTGTCATAGAATTACGCTCTCGTACCGATTCTTTAGAAATTCTCCAAGAGAAAATGCAAGAATATCTTAATAGTGGTTTACGCTTAGGTTGGTTAATTAATCCCCAAAATCAACAAGTTGAAATCTATCGTCAAAATCAATCGGTAGAAGTTGTCTCATTACCAACAACTTTATCAGGAGAAAATATTTTACCTGGTTTTGTTTTAGAGTTACCTATGTTCTGA
- a CDS encoding HMA2 domain-containing protein yields the protein MVKMVREMEKEVKKINYQVIHAIPGRIRLKNSRLQRDNQYASQVQQLVESIKAVKNVRISPAASSLIVSYNFQTLPDTILLKEIKNCFAQAEQNKDSALSSFNMSGVNPLENSQEAKNSSSSSPTQITHLYKEEFEKNFKDETDSKEAEQLQQNVQAENDSTLGEQLQHNATQIVKTAKRFKISPQCLTMFPEFPFQVGQQGFEIGIPSFCFLQPLNHDLQQVTHEQEKNTELQIIEHEIVQVNFVEGGLRLEGEWKGKFRDYLWRNPLTKKQYYTPWIPINAVGVSELEVSVVDETLWVNLSKLDIEGKSGKVMKKLVKSGFKLFVKARMLSQINKLLSNLNGTKIPTLFWPIKEEEKFKETSSNSGLTPQKLDALLSLVQINGRVTPDYLWLSVELGS from the coding sequence ATGGTCAAAATGGTTAGAGAAATGGAAAAGGAAGTTAAAAAAATTAATTATCAAGTTATTCATGCCATACCTGGACGGATTCGCCTCAAAAATTCTCGCCTACAAAGAGATAACCAATATGCTTCTCAAGTTCAGCAATTAGTTGAATCAATTAAGGCAGTTAAAAATGTACGTATCAGTCCGGCTGCTTCTTCCCTTATTGTCTCTTACAACTTTCAAACTTTGCCAGACACAATTCTCTTAAAAGAAATCAAAAACTGTTTTGCTCAAGCCGAACAAAATAAAGATTCGGCACTTTCTTCTTTTAATATGTCTGGGGTCAACCCGTTAGAAAACTCTCAAGAAGCAAAAAACTCTTCCTCCAGTTCTCCGACTCAAATTACCCATCTTTATAAAGAAGAATTTGAGAAAAATTTCAAGGATGAAACTGACTCTAAAGAAGCAGAACAACTTCAACAAAATGTTCAAGCTGAAAACGACTCTACTTTGGGGGAACAACTTCAACACAACGCTACTCAAATTGTCAAAACTGCCAAGAGATTTAAAATATCTCCCCAATGCTTGACTATGTTCCCCGAATTTCCTTTTCAAGTTGGGCAGCAAGGCTTTGAGATTGGCATTCCTTCTTTTTGCTTTTTACAACCTCTTAATCATGACCTCCAACAAGTCACTCATGAGCAGGAAAAAAACACCGAGCTACAAATTATTGAGCATGAGATTGTTCAAGTTAATTTTGTCGAGGGAGGTTTACGGCTAGAGGGAGAATGGAAGGGGAAATTTCGAGATTATTTGTGGAGAAATCCGTTGACTAAAAAACAATATTACACTCCTTGGATTCCCATAAATGCTGTAGGAGTATCCGAACTAGAGGTGAGCGTTGTCGATGAAACCCTATGGGTAAATTTATCTAAATTAGACATAGAGGGGAAATCGGGTAAGGTTATGAAAAAATTAGTTAAATCGGGATTTAAACTGTTTGTTAAAGCTAGAATGCTCAGTCAAATCAATAAACTTTTGTCGAATCTTAATGGAACTAAAATTCCGACTCTTTTTTGGCCGATAAAAGAAGAAGAGAAATTTAAAGAAACTAGCTCAAATTCGGGTTTGACTCCCCAAAAACTTGATGCCCTCTTAAGCTTAGTACAAATTAATGGCCGAGTAACTCCTGATTATTTATGGTTATCGGTTGAGCTTGGAAGTTAA
- a CDS encoding DUF2993 domain-containing protein — MWITTQSDLIRRVLSPALGLWLRSLLEAVETLEIKIQGHDRQILKGYIPGVSIVSCRAIYQGLHLGEVHLKAENIRINIGQIIRGKPFRLLEPIQVSGQLHIEEEDLNQSISSFILSNAFTDLLIYLLEYNGIPNPKQILENYSITWENVRLNDHEFMIGGTISDRSSTIFPLTLCAGLELVEGHTLRIEPKQIDIAPEFPHLDLNPFEIDLGTEVHLEQLRLEEGHLTCSGCAIVSN, encoded by the coding sequence ATGTGGATTACGACTCAAAGTGATTTGATCCGTCGGGTTTTGTCTCCCGCCTTGGGGTTGTGGTTGCGATCGCTTCTCGAAGCAGTCGAGACGTTAGAGATTAAAATTCAAGGACACGATCGCCAAATTCTTAAAGGATATATTCCCGGAGTTTCTATTGTTAGTTGTCGTGCTATTTATCAAGGGTTACATTTAGGGGAAGTCCATCTTAAAGCGGAAAATATTCGCATCAATATTGGACAAATTATTAGAGGAAAACCTTTTCGTCTTTTAGAACCAATCCAAGTCAGTGGACAGTTACACATCGAGGAAGAAGATTTAAATCAGTCTATTTCTTCGTTTATTCTCTCTAATGCTTTTACTGATTTATTAATTTATCTCCTTGAGTATAATGGAATCCCTAACCCAAAGCAAATTTTAGAAAATTACTCAATTACTTGGGAAAATGTCCGTCTCAATGATCATGAATTTATGATAGGAGGCACAATAAGCGATCGCTCCTCAACTATTTTCCCCTTAACCCTTTGTGCCGGATTAGAATTAGTGGAGGGTCATACCTTACGCATTGAACCCAAACAGATAGACATTGCTCCAGAATTCCCCCATTTAGACTTAAACCCGTTTGAGATTGATTTGGGGACAGAGGTACACTTAGAACAACTCCGCTTAGAAGAGGGTCATTTAACTTGTAGCGGTTGTGCTATCGTCTCTAATTAG
- a CDS encoding NAD(P)H-quinone oxidoreductase subunit O, translated as MAGKIKKGALVRVVREKLENSLEATASDTRFPSYLFESKGEIVDMNDEYALLRFYTPTPNVWLRIDQLELVE; from the coding sequence ATGGCAGGTAAGATAAAGAAAGGTGCTTTAGTTCGCGTGGTTCGGGAAAAACTAGAAAATAGTCTGGAGGCAACAGCAAGTGATACCCGTTTTCCTTCCTATCTTTTTGAAAGTAAGGGGGAAATAGTCGATATGAATGATGAATATGCCTTACTCAGATTTTATACCCCAACACCGAACGTCTGGTTACGCATCGATCAATTAGAACTTGTCGAATGA
- a CDS encoding PEP-CTERM sorting domain-containing protein, with protein sequence MNTITNVKLKQLSLSVAMTFSASGAIALVATLPAQAFPIIYNPTPTVTMNTGSFSPNFGALVNIANGNGLIGGGNDLQKFHLGSGDANFFSAVLSGGATPADVNFDFNFGRSVFLDTLALWNYNFSNRVATDRGIRDFTLILSNKPDFSKPVYVSPTFILPEGTAIPRPASFFFFPTIKAQYARIDVATNWSATSLNLIGLSEVRFAQSQPVPEPLTLLGVSSAVGFGTLFKRKLHSKNQKG encoded by the coding sequence ATGAATACTATTACTAATGTTAAGCTCAAACAACTTTCTTTATCTGTCGCTATGACTTTTAGTGCTAGTGGGGCGATCGCCCTTGTCGCTACCCTACCCGCCCAAGCATTCCCGATCATTTATAATCCCACTCCAACCGTGACTATGAATACAGGCTCTTTTTCTCCCAACTTTGGAGCCTTAGTTAACATCGCCAACGGTAATGGGTTGATTGGCGGTGGAAACGATTTGCAGAAATTTCACCTTGGTAGTGGTGATGCTAATTTTTTCTCAGCCGTGTTAAGCGGGGGGGCGACTCCTGCCGATGTAAATTTTGATTTTAATTTTGGCAGATCTGTGTTTTTAGACACTCTGGCTTTATGGAATTATAACTTCAGTAACAGAGTAGCTACCGATCGCGGAATTCGTGATTTTACATTGATACTTTCTAATAAACCTGACTTTAGCAAGCCAGTTTACGTATCACCAACCTTCATCCTGCCAGAAGGCACTGCAATTCCCAGACCTGCGAGCTTCTTTTTCTTTCCCACAATTAAAGCCCAATACGCAAGAATAGATGTTGCAACTAACTGGTCTGCAACCTCATTAAACCTGATTGGACTTTCTGAGGTACGATTTGCCCAGTCTCAGCCTGTTCCAGAACCTTTAACACTTTTAGGGGTATCTAGTGCGGTAGGATTTGGAACATTATTCAAACGAAAACTGCACTCCAAAAACCAAAAAGGCTAA
- a CDS encoding Uma2 family endonuclease, whose protein sequence is MITSTAIASEQSIPLQAWLENPPPHSEWIDGKIVEKNNMTLKHSKIQAKLATLWRNYQNQHEYDGEVYTDVPCRTNKQGRSPDVAYLTPELVEQYGNEKVLPQSFPLTAEIISPTDLAEEVIAKAQEYIESGCQEVWLLFPENRWIIIITQQSRQIYISGETVSTQLILSGFSIAVDELLS, encoded by the coding sequence ATGATAACATCTACAGCGATCGCATCGGAGCAATCAATCCCCTTACAAGCGTGGTTAGAGAACCCTCCTCCCCATAGTGAATGGATAGATGGCAAAATAGTAGAAAAAAACAACATGACTCTAAAACATAGTAAAATTCAAGCTAAACTAGCCACCCTTTGGAGAAATTATCAAAACCAACATGAATATGACGGAGAAGTCTATACAGATGTTCCTTGTCGCACCAACAAACAAGGACGTTCCCCCGATGTCGCCTATTTAACCCCCGAATTAGTCGAACAATATGGAAATGAAAAGGTATTGCCTCAAAGTTTTCCCCTAACTGCTGAAATCATTTCCCCGACAGATTTAGCAGAAGAAGTTATTGCCAAAGCACAGGAATATATAGAGTCCGGATGTCAGGAAGTTTGGTTATTATTTCCGGAAAATCGTTGGATTATTATTATCACTCAACAATCACGACAAATCTATATTTCTGGGGAAACTGTCAGCACTCAGTTAATTTTATCAGGGTTTAGTATAGCCGTTGATGAGTTGTTAAGTTAA
- a CDS encoding SGNH/GDSL hydrolase family protein yields MNADELRIGLLVLLMGSGLFNVWLFKQRIRLERQLNSLSLDPIKFNGFSQDEGFWEGDTIKVVFFGDSRASAWISPKLENFEFINRGINGETSAQSLLRFEDHVSCLCPDIIILQVGVNDLRMIPYPAQSRKVIIESCQINIQKIIQKSHSIGATIIVTTIFPIGQGNIPFNRRWIWPEADAISQGISEVNDFIRSLEGQDHVIVFDAYKILEHQGNVKSIYALDLLHINSQGYEQLNHELERILNQVN; encoded by the coding sequence ATGAACGCAGATGAATTACGGATAGGGTTGTTAGTTTTGCTGATGGGTTCGGGTTTGTTCAATGTTTGGTTATTTAAGCAGAGGATAAGACTTGAACGTCAGTTAAATAGTTTAAGTTTAGATCCGATTAAGTTTAATGGGTTTTCTCAAGATGAGGGGTTTTGGGAGGGGGATACTATTAAGGTGGTTTTTTTTGGGGATTCAAGAGCAAGTGCTTGGATTAGTCCTAAGCTAGAAAATTTTGAGTTTATTAATCGGGGAATTAATGGGGAAACTTCCGCTCAAAGTTTATTAAGATTTGAGGATCATGTGAGTTGTTTATGTCCTGATATTATTATTTTGCAGGTGGGAGTTAATGATCTAAGGATGATTCCCTATCCGGCTCAATCTAGAAAGGTTATTATTGAAAGTTGTCAAATTAATATTCAAAAAATTATTCAAAAATCTCACTCTATAGGAGCAACAATTATTGTGACGACTATTTTTCCTATAGGACAGGGAAATATTCCGTTTAACCGCCGATGGATTTGGCCAGAAGCTGATGCTATTTCTCAAGGGATTAGTGAAGTTAATGATTTTATTCGCTCGTTAGAGGGACAAGATCATGTCATTGTTTTTGATGCCTATAAAATTCTAGAACATCAGGGCAACGTTAAGTCTATTTATGCTCTAGATTTACTCCATATCAATAGTCAAGGTTATGAGCAATTAAATCATGAACTTGAGAGAATTTTAAATCAAGTCAATTAA